GAGGAGAGAAGGAATTGTAAATAAGGTACGTGAGAGGCTCGCTGGCACAGACATCGCTGTAATAGTGGACACCACCGATCGAGGAAGATTTAGAGACCCTAGTTTTGTTGATCACCGCGGAAGAGCGTTTGTTGGTTATGAACCGCTGATTGCATATCTTGATGCAGTTCGTCAAGGACAAGATGATCCTGATATTGAGAATCCTCTCGGACAAGTTCTTGCGGCAATCAAAGCACTACCCCAAAGAAGTGCAGCTTTAGATGATCCCTATCTGGTCGGAGATTTCTTTAGGAGTGAAGTTGTTGATGCTAGGCCGTACCTGCCTGATCTACACACTCGTCTCAACTGAAGCAATTATTTCATTATCAAAAATGAGCTTGGAGTGGAGGGGGACAAAGTCCATCTAACCACTAATGCAAAAATTAAAATTATTCTATTTGTATGCATCCAGATTTTCTAAGAGACAGCAATAGATACCATCTGAACCAAACCCAAGAAGAGCAATATATTTTGTTGTACTCTTTATTGTTCGATCTCTTATTGCACTATCTAGTGCTGCAAAAATAGAAGCTGCACCAAGATTTCCATTTTGACTAAGATTATTATAGACCTGATTAATATCAATACCAAGAGCTGAGCATGCTTGACAAATTTTTACCCAGTTAGCTTGATGAGGAATAATCAGATCAATCTGTTCTATTGAGTCCAAACAATCGTTAACCTTAACTAAACCCTCTAAACCATCACGTATTGCTTTTGGTATAAAGTCTCCTATTTTTTTTGCGGCATGTTCAATAACAAAATCACCAGATGACGATTGCACTAATGAAGCGACATCCCAGTATTCTGAAATTCCTTGACTATAAAAATTTAATATTCTTAAACCAAGAGGAGCTTGTGCGGTGCTATCCTGCATTTTCACCATTAAGCATGAACTTCCATCACCAAATATTACTGACTCTATTTTTTCTGGATCAGTGTATCTAGAATTATCTGCTGAAACAATAATTGAAATCAAGTCCTCATAACCTCCAGATATCCTTTTTTTGGCATTTTCTAACAATTTAATAGATCTGGCGCATGGCCCAACGTGATCCTCATAATTATATTCGTTTTCATTATGACCGTTTTCGCGAAATTGATGTTGCAGTCTTTGAGCCATGTCATAAAGATGTCCTTGTTTAAGACCTGGAACAATATTTGATAAATACCATATTTCTCCTATTTTTCTTTCTGACTCTGGTAATCGAGATAAAGCATTACTCATTGCTTCACAAGCCATGGTAAAAGTGTCCTCACTTTTTGTTGCAATGCACCTTTTTTCAATTCCGAGATTTCTCTTTGGAAAGTCAGTTCCATAACGTTGTAGAAATGGTGATTTTAAAAAAAAATCTTCATTACTCAATCTTTGAGGTAAATAAGACCCGGTTGCTATTATGCCCACAAATCTATGATTACTCATGTTTCAACCTCTCTGAGTGACGGTGTAAAGATTGAGAAAGTTGATTCATTTCACTTACCAAATCTTCTAATTCCCATGAAGTAATATCTGATTGCGATGGCATTAAATGAGTCATGTGCCTGAAATCATAATTATTCCAGTTATAGTTGAATATTCTTCCTTCTCTCAAAAGTTTTTTTTGTATGGGAGTTCCTGGAAATGGAGTTAATAAAGAAACTTGATAATAATCCAGACCTAATTCAGTTGCTCTTCTCGGAATACTCTCAATATATTCTCGGGTATCTGTATCATTGCCAGCAATAAATAAACCGGTAACATTAAATCCATAGGATTTTAAGATTGCAACTTTATTTTTTATTTGGGCAGGTGATATTCCTTTTCTTCTTTCTTTAAGTTGTGGTGTTTCCAAGGCTTCAATACCAATAAGAAATGTTTTGAAACCTACTTGTTTACACATTTCCAATAGTTTAGGATTATCAGCAATATTAAGTCGTGCTTGTGTTGTAATCTGTACGTCTTCTGTTAAATTCTTGGATAATAGGTATCTTAATACTTCTTCTTCTTCTTCTTGACCTGTACCGCCAAAATTATCATCAACAAGAAAAACATTCATTTGACCTTGTTCGTCTCTTCGGAAATAACCATCATCAAAGTCAATACGCATGCGTTTAAATTCTTCAGCTATTCTTTCCTCTGATTTTATTCTTGTTGTAGTGTGACCCGCAGCCTGTATAGCACAGAAATCACAGCGAGCATAGCTACATCCTCTTGACATCAGTATTGGATATCTTGAAAAAGGAAATTTTTTTAGATCTTTTACTAGACTATAATCCACAAACGGCAATCCATCAAGATCTGCAGTCGTTCCATAAATGATTCTCTCTAAATACGCATGGTTTTTAATCCCTTCCAAGATAGATTCTAATGCCTTTTCTCCTTCGCCAACTACAACATGATCAGCACCATTTTCTAATGCTTCACCAGGATTAAAACTCACATGCCATCCGCCCATGATGATTTTTTTATCTGGAAATCTCCTTTTTACCTCGATTGAAATTTGATACATCCTTCTTACATTGGGTGTGTGTGAACTCAGTGCAAGAACATCATACTTTTCAATATCTTCTAAAGTCAGGGATCGTATTGATTCTATATGCAAAGTAGCATCATAACCAACTTTCTTAGCAACTGCTCCTAAATAAGGAATTGCTAAGCCAGGAATAACATTTTCAAATTCATGACTACTTGGTTTTACTTCAACTAGACCAATTTTAGGTTGATATGCCATTTACATCGCTATTATTTAGTAGCAAATAACAAACTCTTAAATATATGTAACAACTACCGGTGGTTGTATGATGCAGCAAGAATTAATGGATGTTGGGCTAACAGAATACGAATCAAAGGTTTATGAAACCTTAGTAGTAGAAGGAGATCTCACCGGAGGTAAGATTAGCAGACTGAGTGGAGTTCCTCAAGGGAAGGTATATACTGTCTTAAACTCCTTAATAGAAAAGGGGTTTGTGTCGGTAACACCAATAAAGCCGAAGATTTTCAGAGCGAAAGATTCAAGTAACGCCATATCATCATTTTTAAACCAAAAAATAAAGGAATTAACGCTCCTTAAAGAGGAGATACCCCGAAAATTAAGAAATGTAAATATCTCTCAACAGAAAGAACTATCAGAACAAATTCATGTTCTTGGTTCTAAACAGTCTACGTATTCGACCATTGCTGAACTAACCATGTGTGCTAAAAAAGAGATCAAACATGTATTTACCTTTGAAACAAAAGTAGAGTCGTTAATCTACCTCGATCTGTTAAAGGCTGCCATCAAAAATGGAGTTCAGGTGAAAATTATCGCTGCTAAATCAGATAATGAAAGCAGGAAAATGATTAAGAGGTACGCAAAAGAAGGGATACAGGTAAAACACCTTCCGTTGGAAGAGATACGGTTTTTTATCAAAGACTCGGATGAATGTTTGATTAACTTCCTTGACCCAAATGATAAAAGAAAAAGACTAGCGCTCTATTTTTCACATAGTGGATTCTCTAAACATATGTCTCACTATTTTGATGAATTGTGGAGAAGAGCAACATAAGCAGTTTTGTACCTTTTTTGTCTTTTACAGCAATCCTTTTGCCAATATTTATAAAGCACTAACTTCTACCCCCTAATCTGAGGGCCTGTAGCATAACCTGGACAGGGCTAATCAGCTTGGCATTTATGCCACCACACCAGTGAGTGCGGCCGGCTTCGGACCGGCTGATCGGGGTTCAAATCCTCGCAGGCTCGCTTTTTTTACACTAAAAATCTCCTAACTCAATCTTCTCAAGTTATAACGCGTGGCGGGCGAATTATAAATAAAGCACTTCATTAAACACCTTGCTTTACATTTACATTATCACAAGTTTTATATTCCATTCTTCTTTAACGTAACTAAATAGGTAACTAAGTAAGGTGGATTTCATGAACATCATTGCTGACCTTCATATCCATGGACGATATTCTCGTGCCTGCTCGACGCAGTTAAGCATCAAAAACCTTGAGAAGTATGCACGGATTAAAGGAATCAATCTCTTAGGAACAGGAGATTTTACCCATCCTGAATGGTACAAAGAGCTGCAACAAGAACTACAGGAAGACGGAACAGGAATTCTCAGGACAACAGAAGGCTTTGCATTTATGCTGACAACCGAGATTTCTTTGATCTACACCCAAGCAGGAAGAGGAAGAAGAATTCATCTCGTTGTGTGGGCACCTTCCTTTGCTGTTGTTGACCAGATTACTAAAGAACTAAAAAAATATGGAAGAGTTGATTATGATGGACGACCCATCTTTAAGATTCCCTGTCCTCGGTTTGTGGAAATGTTTAAAGCAATTGATGATGCTATTGAGATCATCCCCGCACATATCTGGACGCCGTGGTTCAGCCTCTTTGGCGCAAATTCTGGTTTTGACTCGGTAAAGGAATGCTTTGATAATCAAGAAAAACATATCTTCGGACTTGAAACAGGATTGAGCAGCGATCCTGCGATGAATTGGCAACTGAGTCAATTAGATCGTTACAGTTTAGTGAGCTTTTCAGATTCACATGCACACTGGCCATGGCGCTTAGGGAGAGAGGCAACGGTCTTTAATGTCAATAAATTAACGTACAAGGCAATCATCAATGCACTGCGAACAAAAGAAGGCTTAGAGGAAACGATTGAAGTTGATCCAAATTTTGGAAAATATCACTTGACTGGACATCGATCATGTAAGATTGTTCTTGAGCCAGAAGAAGCTTTCCGTTATAAAAATATCTGCCCTGTCTGCCGAAAGCTGTTAACCGTAGGTGTACTTCAGCGTGTGAATGAACTTGCTGACCGTCCTTACGGATTTAAACCAAAAGGTGCAATACCATTCCGTTCTTTAATCCCCTTATCTGAACTTATTGCTGCTGCACTCGGGAAAGCAGTTGCAACGAAAACTGTTTGGCAGGAGTATTACAAGCTGGTAAGCAAAGAAACAAGCGAATTTGATATCTTACTTTTTTTCTCAGCTGAAGAACTCCTTAAGAAAACCTCAAAAGAGTTGGTTGATCTCATCAGCAAAAACAGGCGTGGAGAAATTCCGATTAAGCCGGGCTATGACGGGCTCTATGGTATCCCCCAAATAAAAGAAAAGATAAATACTCAAGAGAAGGTATCTGAAGAAAAAGAAAGAGACAAAAATAACGATCCCTCAATGAGAAAAAAATCCTTACGTAGTGTGCAGACCGGGTTGAACAAATTTTATTCGTAGTCTGCTTGGACACAATCACCTCACTCAACTAGCCTCTACTCAACGATCAGATAGCCGATGAAAGGAGTAGAGCGTTCATCAAAGAAAAATACGCCATTTCTCTCTGCGCTAAAGGTAATTTCCTCTACTTGGTTGGGAGCAAGATAAAGCTCTACATCCTCGGGTTCAAGGACAAAGAGCGTTGCATTATCACGCAAGTTATGGACGATAAAGGTAACGTCAGTACCTCGGTCAACTATAATTGTTTCAGGGGTAATTCTTCCCTGGAGAAACCGAATAAGGAAGGTGTTTGTTTCATCCTTGTCTCCATTGACGATGCTTTTTTCAGAAGAAGAAAACATATAGGTTTGGTAGACAATCTGCTCTTGTAGTTTTTCTTGCTGCTGTCCTTGCTGTATCTCTTCCTGCTCAGTAGAGAAGACCGGCTTAAGGTCAGAAAGGACACTCTCGCCATACAACATAAGAAGAAGAAGAAAAGCACCGATGAATAATAATTTAACGGTTGTCATGGTTGTCAAAGAAAATAAAAACGCCACTTACGTGAATTGTGGCGGTCTGTTCTTGTTGCGTACGGTAATAGTCACTTCTTGACTAACCTCTGCCTTTCCATCTGAGGCTGTTACGGTAACCGTGTACGTACCTGCATCATCATAGGTTGTGGTATAGGTGTCTTCAGTCATCCACCCACTATAACTAAGCTCAACATCATCGCCGTCCTCATCGCTAACCGTAGGATCTAAGACAACAGTATCGCCTTCGTCAACCGTAAGGTCAGCAAGAGACTCGAAGACCGGAGGATGATTTAATGCCTCAACCATAACAACGAGCTCTTCGGTATCATCAAGGTCACCATCTGAAGCAGTAACAAGAAGGGTATATTCTCCTGCATCGCCAACTTCAGTCTGCCACTCTCCTGTTTCGTCAAGCGGATCAGTATAGGTAACGATTACATTATCCCCATCTGGATCAGTAAAGCGGGGAACGACTTTGATCATGTCTCCTTCCTTCACTCTTACGGTTGTAAAGGAACTCAACTCAGGAGCCCGATTAATGTTTTTCACCGTGATAGCAACTGGTTTCTTGACCTCTGCCTTTCCGTCTGAGGCTGTTACGGTAACCGTGTACGTACCTGCATCATCATAGGTTGTGGTATAGGTGTCTTTAGTCATCCACCCACTATAACTAAGCTCAACATCATCGCCGTCTTCATCGCTAACCGTAGGATCTAAGACAACGGTATCGCCTTCGTCAACCGTAACATCTTGGAGTCCACTAATGACTGGTGCTTTATTGACACTATTGACGACAACCAACAAATTTTGCGTTGTTTCAAGCTCACCATCTGATGCAGTGATCGTGACTAAGTACTCACCAGCATCTCCAATGTTGGTTTGCCATTTTCCATTGGTATCAAGAGGTTTGCTGTAAGTATAAACAAGCGTATCACCATCAGGATCAATAGCCTCGAGGTTTGATAGATCAACAAGTTCTCCTTCATTGACAATTCGTTTTGGTGTTAAGGAAGGGGTTTTTGTTTGACTCGGTGAGGTTGGTTGTGGAAGAACCTCGGTTTTGTTTTCTTCCTCGTTCATCGTAGGTTCAGGGACGTCAGGAGTTTCTTCTCCATCCGCTGGAGGAGTGGTATTGGAACCAGAGAGTAATTCTTCAAGCTCTTTTATTTCTTGGTCTACATTACCCTGATTTCCTTGGTCATATAAAGAAACATTCGTAATGTTTTCTCCACTAATAGGCTCACGCTGACAACCAGCGATAGCAACTATGAGAATTCCTAAGAGTAAAACACTTATCGTGCGTGTTATAAATTTCATCAGATCACCTCATCCGTCTTTTTTGTTTATTTTGTTTAAATTCCCCAGTCACAATTAGGTGTTGCCATTTTCGAATGGACACATCTATTTAAACTTTTCGGTGAGAACAACGAGAGAAAAACACCATTCTCTAGTAGCAGCACTTCAAAACTCCACGGATAAAACACAATAGAGAACTATTTAAGGCTGCAGGTATTACCCCTCTGATGGCTCCAAAACCAGAAGAAGATAGCTCTGCTATTGCTTTCCAAACCCAGAAGTACGGTGATGAGGAAATCTATCATATACTTAATCCCTTAGTAAAACAGTGGTTTGAAAAGAAATTCACCAGCTTTGCTCTGCCTCAGCAGTACGGGATTATACCCATTCACTCGCGCAAAAATATTCTGGTTTCAGCTCCAACCGGTAGTGGAAAGACATTAACCGCCTTTCTTGCTATTTTGAATGAGTTAGTGGACTCAGCGCAGAAAGGAATTCTAACGAATAAAGTGTACTGTGTGTACTGTTCTCCGTTAAAGGCCTTGAACTACGATATCCAGGTGAACCTTATCGAGCCACTCAAGGAAATGGAAGCCATCTATGGGGACTCGTTAGGCGTAAGAGTTGGGGTAAGAACAGGAGATACGAGCCTTAAAGAACGGGCTGCCATGGCCAAAAAACCACCACACATCTTAATTACCACACCTGAGTCACTAGCTATTCTGCTGACATCAAGAAAATTTAGTCTCTATCTCCATGATGTTGCTTGGTGTATTATTGATGAAGTACATGCATTAGCAGAGAACAAACGAGGTGTCCATCTTTCGCTGAGTCTCGAAATGCTCCAGCAACTGAGTAGTCATATGACCCGCATCGGTTTAAGTGCAACTGTCCATCCTTTGGAGGAGATTGCAAAATGTGTTGTTGGACTTGCAGATCCTGAACAAAAGATCTACCGACCATGCAATATCATTGATGTCCAATTTCTGAAAAAACTTGAAATGAAAGTTATTGCGCCAACCAAGAGCTTAATTGATGTGGAGCATTGGACTTTGCATAACAAGATGTATGAGATCATGGATGCGTTGATTCAACAACATAAAACAACCCTCATTTTTACGAATACTCGTTCAGCAACAGAACGAGTTGTTCATCACCTGAAAGAGAAATTTCCCCAACAATATACGGAAAATATCGGTGCTCATCATGGAAGCTTGTCTGCCGAGCATCGGAGAAGAATAGAGCAACATCTCCGTGAAGGAAAATTAAAGGTTGTGGTATCCAGTACGTCACTTGAACTGGGCATTGATATTGGTTCTATTGATCTGGTCATCCTCCTAGGAAGCCCGAAAACTGTTGCACGAGCGCTTCAACGCATCGGAAGAAGTGGGCATAGACTGCATGACCTTACCAAGGGAAGGATAATCGTCCTTGACCGTGATGACCTGGTTGAATGTAGTGT
The window above is part of the Candidatus Woesearchaeota archaeon genome. Proteins encoded here:
- a CDS encoding B12-binding domain-containing radical SAM protein; protein product: MAYQPKIGLVEVKPSSHEFENVIPGLAIPYLGAVAKKVGYDATLHIESIRSLTLEDIEKYDVLALSSHTPNVRRMYQISIEVKRRFPDKKIIMGGWHVSFNPGEALENGADHVVVGEGEKALESILEGIKNHAYLERIIYGTTADLDGLPFVDYSLVKDLKKFPFSRYPILMSRGCSYARCDFCAIQAAGHTTTRIKSEERIAEEFKRMRIDFDDGYFRRDEQGQMNVFLVDDNFGGTGQEEEEEVLRYLLSKNLTEDVQITTQARLNIADNPKLLEMCKQVGFKTFLIGIEALETPQLKERRKGISPAQIKNKVAILKSYGFNVTGLFIAGNDTDTREYIESIPRRATELGLDYYQVSLLTPFPGTPIQKKLLREGRIFNYNWNNYDFRHMTHLMPSQSDITSWELEDLVSEMNQLSQSLHRHSERLKHE
- a CDS encoding TrmB family transcriptional regulator, with amino-acid sequence MMQQELMDVGLTEYESKVYETLVVEGDLTGGKISRLSGVPQGKVYTVLNSLIEKGFVSVTPIKPKIFRAKDSSNAISSFLNQKIKELTLLKEEIPRKLRNVNISQQKELSEQIHVLGSKQSTYSTIAELTMCAKKEIKHVFTFETKVESLIYLDLLKAAIKNGVQVKIIAAKSDNESRKMIKRYAKEGIQVKHLPLEEIRFFIKDSDECLINFLDPNDKRKRLALYFSHSGFSKHMSHYFDELWRRAT
- a CDS encoding DNA helicase UvrD, whose protein sequence is MNIIADLHIHGRYSRACSTQLSIKNLEKYARIKGINLLGTGDFTHPEWYKELQQELQEDGTGILRTTEGFAFMLTTEISLIYTQAGRGRRIHLVVWAPSFAVVDQITKELKKYGRVDYDGRPIFKIPCPRFVEMFKAIDDAIEIIPAHIWTPWFSLFGANSGFDSVKECFDNQEKHIFGLETGLSSDPAMNWQLSQLDRYSLVSFSDSHAHWPWRLGREATVFNVNKLTYKAIINALRTKEGLEETIEVDPNFGKYHLTGHRSCKIVLEPEEAFRYKNICPVCRKLLTVGVLQRVNELADRPYGFKPKGAIPFRSLIPLSELIAAALGKAVATKTVWQEYYKLVSKETSEFDILLFFSAEELLKKTSKELVDLISKNRRGEIPIKPGYDGLYGIPQIKEKINTQEKVSEEKERDKNNDPSMRKKSLRSVQTGLNKFYS
- a CDS encoding cupredoxin domain-containing protein, whose translation is MTTVKLLFIGAFLLLLMLYGESVLSDLKPVFSTEQEEIQQGQQQEKLQEQIVYQTYMFSSSEKSIVNGDKDETNTFLIRFLQGRITPETIIVDRGTDVTFIVHNLRDNATLFVLEPEDVELYLAPNQVEEITFSAERNGVFFFDERSTPFIGYLIVE